In Rhodococcus pseudokoreensis, the DNA window TGAAGCGGACTACCCAGAGGTCAGCGGTGCTCGTTCGATGAGCGCTCAACCCAAACACGGTGGACGGGGTCTCCGTGATCGCGAAGACTGATGACGCGGACCGGTAACGCACGACACCACCGGACCGACTACCCCTCTGGGTATCCCGGCATACGCATGAGTGAGAGGGAAACACGGTGGAGGGTACGACGGCCTCAACGGCCAGATCGTTAACCATGCAGCATCGGCAAGCCTTCCTTCGTCTGCCGAGATGGACTGGGGTCGGGAGTCTGGAACAGAGATGTGGTCCCTGTACGCCACGCCACACGCACCATCGTGTGTTCCTTTCGTCGCCTCGAGGTCTGCCGGTCTCGAATCCTCCCTGGTCGAAATCGAGCGCGATGGCGTGCTCATCAAACCGGTGCGGTGCCATCGGGGAGGCGAGTGCACAATCGTTACCACATTTGCGCATCCAACTTCGAGGCTTCGGCGACCTGCCCGAGTCAAGCTTGCTGAACGCCTCATTGCAAGTTCTGTTGTCGAAAAAGTCTGCTGCCTCTTGTCATTCGTTTGATATACGCGCCGGGTCTCAAGGTGCGCCGTATCTATTGATGTCCCTTGGCTACGGCATTGGCGGGCACGCCTTGGTGGGCCCGTTCACAATGAAGCTGGCACAGCTTCTGGAGATTGCCGCTCTTAACGTGTCCGAGCCGCCACTGACTACGGTGCGGGCGCCATCGTTGGCTGACCCGAAGCCCGCTCGGTCAGGAACTCGCGCTCATCGATATCGTGGGCAATGGTCGTCGCGTGCTTCTTCATCGAGTGACTTTGGTCGGTCTCTCGAAGAGCCACGCGGTGGCCGCCGTTTGGGCTACGACACGCCGGTCATGGTGTGACCTGCTTCGTACCTAATCTTCGTGGACGCCACTGGAAGATGCTGTTATCTGCCGCTTGGTAACCGCAAGGCATGCGCTAAGTTCACGCTAGGTGTAGAGACAACAACGACGGGCGGGACCATGGCAGTGGACGATTTCTTTCCGGTGTTTGCAGACTGGGCTCGGAAGAAGGGTCTGAAGGAAGCTGAGACAAAGTTCCGCCCGATTCTGGAAGCTAGTGCTCTCGCGGAGTACGTGGCGGAATACAACCGTCGGGTGGCGCAGGTCGACACTGAAGTCCCGACTGTGCTCGCTGGGCCCCGTGACCCTTGGTATCCGGGTCCAAACGAAGAAAGCGACCATCACTGGCCAACGCTGAAAAAGTTCTTCGAGGACAAACTGGAGTGGAAACCCGATCGCGTCGCTACTCTTGATCGTGCGTCAAGCAAGGTGGTTGCCTATACGCCCCAACCTAACACCCAGGTTTGGAACTCAAAAGGCTTAGTCGTTGGATATGTGCAAAGCGGAAAAACAACTAATTTCACGGCGGTAATCGCGAAGGCTGCCGACGTCGGCTACAAGCTTGTAATTGTATTGTCCGGTATCCACAACGGCCTTCGTCGCCAGACACAGGAACGGCTTGACCAACAGCTCAAAGAGCTTTCCCCGCATTCGTGGCTTACCCTGACGGATCAGAACGACGACTTCTATGCCCCCACGACTCAGTCGACTGCACTATTGCACGGTCATCATGACAAGGTGGCGCTATGTGTGGTCAAGAAGAACGTTAGAGTGCTGAAGAGGCTCGATCAGTGGCTTGCTCCCGCCGCAAAGGCGCGAGTGCTCTCAGATCTGCCTACTTTAATTATTGATGACGAAGCAGACCAAGCAAGTGTCGAGACGAAAGCCATTAACCCGCTTATTCGCCAGATACTCGCAAAGCTTCCTCGATCTACGTATATCGGATATACAGCGACTCCATTCGCGAATGTGCTTATCGATCCAACCGGCGACGACCTATATCCCAAGAACTTCATACTGAATCTGCCAGAACCGAAGGGCTACTTTGGTACTCGAAGAGTTTTTGGGCGGGACGCCGTTGAAGGGGAGGAGTCTTCGGGGACCGATCTCGACGGTTACGACATGATTAGGCGGGTCGATGACGCAGAGATCGACCTCTTGCGTCCCGTGGGTAAGAAGGCGGCTGTCGACTTCACCCCTGAGATCACGAAGAGTCTGACCGACGCGTTGCGCTGGTTCTGGCTCGCAACGGCAGCCCGGCGGGCCAGGAACGACTTTGGTCACTCCACCATGCTGGTTCACACAGCGGTCAAGATTTCCGTGCACGAAAGCTATCGTGACCCGATCCTTGCTGTGCAGGACGACATTCGCAGAAAGCTGGCAGCGGGCAACCCTGAGCTACTCGATGAACTCGGGAAACAGTGGGCGTCGGAAACCGGCCGAATCCCGGCTAACGAGATTGGCGGCCTCACTCCCGTCACGTTCGGGGACGTACTCGCACAACTTCCCGGGGTATTAGAGAAGTCACGCCTAATTCTTGACAACTGCCGTAGTGACGACCGGCTCGATTATTCAGAGCCTGGCCAGATTGCTATTGCCGTTGGGGGCAACACCCTCAGTAGAGGCCTTACCCTTGAGGGGTTGGTTGTTAGTTTCTTCGTCAGGGCTGCTCAGGCCTACGACACACTACTGCAGATGGCAAGGTGGTTTGGGTTCCGTCCAGGATACGAAGATCTTCCGCGAATTTGGATGACCGACCAGTTATGTGAATGGTTCAGGCATTTGGCTACTGTGGAGCATGAAATTCGTCTTGATATTGATCGATACGAAGAGCAGGGCCTAGACCCTACTGAGTTCGGTGTGAGAATTAGAACGCATCCGGTCTTGCGTGTAACAGCCAAA includes these proteins:
- a CDS encoding Z1 domain-containing protein produces the protein MAVDDFFPVFADWARKKGLKEAETKFRPILEASALAEYVAEYNRRVAQVDTEVPTVLAGPRDPWYPGPNEESDHHWPTLKKFFEDKLEWKPDRVATLDRASSKVVAYTPQPNTQVWNSKGLVVGYVQSGKTTNFTAVIAKAADVGYKLVIVLSGIHNGLRRQTQERLDQQLKELSPHSWLTLTDQNDDFYAPTTQSTALLHGHHDKVALCVVKKNVRVLKRLDQWLAPAAKARVLSDLPTLIIDDEADQASVETKAINPLIRQILAKLPRSTYIGYTATPFANVLIDPTGDDLYPKNFILNLPEPKGYFGTRRVFGRDAVEGEESSGTDLDGYDMIRRVDDAEIDLLRPVGKKAAVDFTPEITKSLTDALRWFWLATAARRARNDFGHSTMLVHTAVKISVHESYRDPILAVQDDIRRKLAAGNPELLDELGKQWASETGRIPANEIGGLTPVTFGDVLAQLPGVLEKSRLILDNCRSDDRLDYSEPGQIAIAVGGNTLSRGLTLEGLVVSFFVRAAQAYDTLLQMARWFGFRPGYEDLPRIWMTDQLCEWFRHLATVEHEIRLDIDRYEEQGLDPTEFGVRIRTHPVLRVTAKMGAARPAYSSYSGRRVQTRYFKANDVEWLRRNKDAADALVAAVRTEGAEQELVETGPVVYRDVSADLVLNFLKDYTSHEDSPDLDPELIAKYLRRQREQGFLDLWNVAVMAGDKKSETGVVRLGGVDFNRIIRSRLDDPGTDRADIKTLMSKDHRVVDFLDPREARKLSEVALMEARDKDPGQRYKGLLLLYPIQPLSEPDANNLKSRRALGAEDDVIGMAMVFPGSAEEKSKVPSTYISVDLSEVDIEVEPAELESLTGSGEDVA